A genome region from Hoplias malabaricus isolate fHopMal1 chromosome 8, fHopMal1.hap1, whole genome shotgun sequence includes the following:
- the wnt8b gene encoding protein Wnt-8b, giving the protein MFIHLDVYYYILILMVHMKSCCSWSVNNFLMTGPKAYLIYSSSVAAGAQSGIEECKYQFVWDRWNCPERALQLSTHSGLRSANRETAFVHAISSAGVMYTITRNCSLGDFDNCGCDDTRNGQRGGQGWLWGGCSDNVGFGEAISKQFVDALETGQDARASMNLHNNEAGRKAVKGTMQRTCKCHGVSGSCTTQTCWLQLPEFREVGNYLKEKYHRAIKVDLLRGAGNSAASRGAIAETFSSISRKELVHLEDSPDYCLENRTLGLPGTEGRECLKKGKNLTKWEKRSCKRLCTDCGLAVEERRTETVSSCNCKFHWCCAVKCEQCRKTVTKYYCVKRAKRVKNDSASRRKGLRLKKKH; this is encoded by the exons ATGTTCATACATTTGGACgtttattattacatattaatcCTGATGGTCCACATGAAGTCTTGCTGCAGTTG GTCAGTGAATAATTTCCTGATGACTGGCCCAAAG GCCTACCTGATCTACTCGAGCAGTGTGGCTGCAGGGGCTCAGAGTGGGATTGAGGAATGTAAGTATCAGTTTGTCTGGGACCGCTGGAATTGTCCAGAACGAGCCCTGCAACTCTCCACACACAGCGGACTCAGGAGCG CAAACCGGGAGACAGCATTTGTCCATGCCATCAGCTCTGCTGGGGTAATGTACACCATCACAAGGAACTGCAGCTTAGGAGATTTTGACAACTGTGGCTGTGATGACACCAGGAATGGCCAGCGAG GTGGTCAGGGCTGGCTGTGGGGAGGCTGCAGTGACAATGTGGGCTTTGGCGAGGCCATCTCCAAGCAGTTTGTGGATGCATTAGAAACCGGCCAAGATGCACGAGCTTCCATGAACCTGCACAACAATGAAGCGGGACGCAAG GCAGTGAAAGGAACCATGCAGAGGACCTGTAAGTGCCATGGTGTGTCCGGAAGCTGCACCACTCAGACGTGCTGGCTGCAGTTGCCCGAGTTTCGGGAAGTGGGGAACTACCTAAAGGAGAAGTACCACCGTGCCATTAAAGTAGACCTTCTGCGAGGTGCAGGTAACAGTGCAGCAAGCCGTGGAGCCATTGCTGAGACCTTCAGCTCCATCTCTCGTAAAGAACTTGTTCACCTGGAGGATTCTCCAGATTACTGTTTGGAGAACCGCACGCTGGGCCTGCCAGGCACAGAGGGCCGTGAATGCCTGAAGAAGGGCAAAAACCTGACCAAGTGGGAGAAACGCAGCTGTAAGCGGCTCTGCACAGACTGTGGACTGGCTGTGGAAGAGCGCAGAACAGAGACAGTATCCAGCTGTAATTGCAAGTTCCATTGGTGCTGTGCTGTAAAATGTGAGCAGTGCCGCAAGACTGTAACAAAGTACTACTGCGTAAAAAGAGCCAAGCGAGTGAAGAATGACAGTGCAAGTAGAAGGAAAGGCCTTCGGCTAAAGAAGAAGCACTAA